The following proteins come from a genomic window of Pseudomonas sp. Z8(2022):
- the fadB gene encoding fatty acid oxidation complex subunit alpha FadB, whose protein sequence is MIYEGKAITVKALESGIVELNFDLKGESVNKFNRLTLNELRASVDAIKADGSIKGVIVTSGKDVFIVGADITEFVDNFKLPDEELVAGNLEANKIFSDFEDLAVPTVVAINGIALGGGFEMCLAGDYRVMSETAKIGLPEVKLGIYPGFGGTVRLPRVIGTDNAVEWIASGKENKAADALKVGAVDAVVAPAKLKDAALDLVKRAISGELDYKAKRQPKLEKIKLNAIEQMMCFETAKGFVAGQAGPNYPAPVEAIKTIQKAANFGRDKALEVEAAGFVKLAKTSVAESLIGLFLNDQELKKKAKHHDEIARDVKLAAVLGAGIMGGGIAYQSASKGTPILMKDIREEGIQMGLNEASKLLGKRVEKGRMTPAKMAEALNAIRPTMSYGDFGNVDIVVEAVVENPKVKHAVLAEVEGYVREDAVIASNTSTISITYLAQALKRPENFVGMHFFNPVHMMPLVEVIRGEKSSEVAVATTVAYAKKMGKNPIVVNDCPGFLVNRVLFPYFGGFAKLVSAGVDFVRIDKIMEKFGWPMGPAYLMDVVGIDTAHHARDVMAEGFPERMKEERKTAVDALYEANRLGQKNGRGFYAYETDKRGKPKKVADAAIQEVLAPVVYEQREVTDEDIINALMIPLCLETVRCLEDGIVDTAAEADMGLIYGIGFPPFRGGALRYIDSIGVAEFVALADKYADLGALYHPTAKLREMAAKGQKFFG, encoded by the coding sequence ATGATTTACGAAGGTAAAGCCATCACGGTTAAGGCTCTTGAGAGCGGCATCGTCGAATTGAATTTCGACCTCAAGGGTGAGTCCGTCAACAAATTCAACCGTCTTACCCTCAACGAGCTGCGCGCCTCCGTGGACGCGATCAAGGCTGACGGTTCGATCAAGGGCGTGATTGTCACCAGTGGCAAGGACGTGTTCATCGTCGGTGCCGACATCACCGAGTTCGTCGATAACTTCAAACTGCCCGACGAAGAGCTGGTGGCCGGCAATCTGGAAGCCAACAAGATTTTCAGTGATTTCGAAGACCTCGCCGTGCCGACCGTGGTTGCCATCAACGGCATCGCCCTGGGCGGCGGTTTCGAAATGTGCCTGGCCGGTGACTACCGTGTAATGAGCGAGACCGCCAAGATCGGTCTGCCGGAAGTCAAGCTGGGTATCTACCCGGGCTTCGGCGGTACTGTGCGCCTGCCGCGCGTGATCGGCACCGACAACGCTGTAGAGTGGATCGCTTCCGGCAAGGAAAACAAGGCAGCCGATGCCCTCAAGGTCGGTGCCGTCGATGCCGTGGTCGCTCCTGCCAAGCTCAAGGACGCCGCGCTGGATCTGGTCAAGCGCGCCATCTCCGGCGAGCTGGATTACAAGGCCAAGCGCCAGCCCAAGCTGGAAAAGATCAAGCTCAACGCCATCGAACAGATGATGTGCTTCGAGACCGCCAAGGGTTTCGTCGCCGGTCAGGCGGGTCCGAACTACCCGGCTCCGGTCGAGGCCATCAAGACCATTCAGAAGGCTGCCAACTTCGGTCGTGACAAGGCGCTGGAAGTCGAGGCCGCCGGCTTCGTCAAGCTGGCCAAGACCTCGGTCGCCGAGAGCCTGATCGGCCTGTTCCTGAACGATCAGGAGTTGAAGAAGAAGGCCAAGCACCACGACGAAATCGCTCGCGACGTGAAACTGGCAGCCGTGCTCGGCGCCGGCATCATGGGCGGCGGTATCGCCTACCAGTCGGCCTCCAAGGGCACTCCGATCCTGATGAAGGATATCCGCGAAGAGGGTATCCAGATGGGGCTGAACGAGGCCTCCAAGCTGCTTGGCAAGCGCGTCGAGAAAGGCCGCATGACTCCGGCGAAGATGGCCGAGGCGCTGAATGCCATTCGCCCGACCATGTCCTACGGTGACTTCGGCAACGTCGACATCGTGGTCGAAGCCGTGGTCGAGAACCCGAAGGTCAAGCACGCCGTGCTGGCCGAGGTGGAAGGTTATGTGCGTGAAGATGCGGTGATCGCTTCCAACACGTCCACCATCTCCATCACCTACCTGGCCCAGGCGCTGAAGCGTCCGGAAAACTTCGTCGGCATGCACTTCTTCAACCCGGTGCACATGATGCCGCTGGTCGAGGTGATCCGTGGCGAGAAGTCCAGCGAAGTGGCTGTGGCTACTACCGTTGCCTACGCCAAGAAGATGGGCAAGAACCCGATCGTGGTCAACGACTGCCCCGGCTTCCTGGTCAACCGCGTGCTGTTCCCGTACTTCGGCGGCTTCGCCAAGCTGGTCAGCGCCGGTGTCGACTTCGTCCGCATCGACAAGATCATGGAGAAGTTCGGCTGGCCCATGGGCCCGGCCTACCTGATGGACGTTGTCGGCATCGACACCGCCCACCATGCCCGCGACGTGATGGCCGAAGGCTTCCCGGAACGCATGAAGGAAGAGCGCAAGACCGCTGTCGACGCGCTGTACGAAGCCAATCGTCTGGGTCAGAAGAACGGCAGGGGCTTCTATGCCTACGAGACCGACAAGCGTGGCAAGCCGAAGAAAGTGGCCGATGCCGCTATCCAGGAAGTGCTGGCGCCGGTCGTGTACGAGCAGCGTGAAGTCACCGATGAAGACATCATCAATGCCCTGATGATCCCGCTGTGCCTGGAAACCGTTCGTTGCCTGGAAGACGGCATCGTCGACACTGCAGCCGAGGCCGATATGGGCCTGATCTACGGTATCGGCTTCCCGCCCTTCCGCGGTGGTGCGCTGCGTTACATCGATTCGATCGGTGTAGCCGAATTCGTCGCCCTGGCTGACAAATATGCCGACCTGGGCGCGCTGTACCACCCGACCGCCAAGCTTCGTGAAATGGCCGCCAAGGGCCAGAAGTTCTTCGGTTAA
- a CDS encoding DUF6901 family protein, producing MAIEYRITLDDNHQFSYRIELSREYDPAEAQQAPAWTRLAHQQCSNCPLSREQFSHCPAAVDLHRVIEDFRGLPAFKKASVWVRTPDREYTKQVGLEEGLRALLGVIMATSACPVLARLRPMAQQHLPFANNQEFILRAVSLYLARQYFNMREGRLADWELKGLVRLFQQLKLVNQAFWQRIHDTCEGDSNLKAFLTFFSMSSSMTVSLETQLQKIRPLVMSAGDSFE from the coding sequence ATGGCCATCGAGTACCGCATTACCCTCGACGATAATCATCAGTTCAGCTATCGGATCGAACTGAGTCGCGAATACGACCCCGCCGAAGCGCAACAGGCGCCTGCCTGGACCCGTCTCGCGCATCAGCAGTGCAGCAATTGCCCGCTCAGCCGCGAGCAGTTCAGCCATTGCCCGGCTGCAGTCGATCTGCATCGGGTGATCGAGGACTTCCGTGGCCTGCCGGCTTTCAAGAAGGCCAGTGTCTGGGTGCGCACGCCTGATCGCGAATACACCAAGCAGGTCGGTTTGGAGGAGGGGTTGCGTGCGCTGCTTGGGGTGATCATGGCCACCAGCGCCTGCCCGGTGCTGGCGCGCCTGAGGCCGATGGCGCAGCAGCATCTGCCGTTTGCCAACAACCAGGAGTTCATCCTGCGTGCGGTGTCGCTGTACCTGGCGCGGCAGTATTTCAATATGCGCGAGGGGCGTCTGGCTGACTGGGAACTTAAGGGGCTGGTGCGCCTCTTCCAGCAACTCAAGCTGGTCAACCAGGCCTTCTGGCAGCGTATTCACGACACCTGCGAAGGCGACTCCAATCTGAAGGCCTTCCTGACCTTCTTCTCGATGTCGTCAAGCATGACGGTGTCCCTGGAAACCCAGTTGCAGAAGATCCGCCCGCTGGTGATGAGCGCGGGCGATTCGTTCGAGTGA
- a CDS encoding universal stress protein, whose protein sequence is MPYQHILVAVDLTEECDPVVVRAQKLAQASGAKMSLVHIVEPMAMAFGGDVPMDLSMLQQQQFEQARERLDSFTGKYPELTADQRHLAYGQPRQEIHRLAAEQGCDLIVVGSHGRHGLALLLGSTANDVLHGAPCDVLAVRLKKVEKSA, encoded by the coding sequence ATGCCTTACCAGCACATTCTGGTCGCCGTCGATCTGACAGAGGAATGCGACCCCGTAGTGGTTCGCGCGCAGAAGCTGGCCCAGGCCAGCGGTGCCAAGATGTCCCTGGTGCATATCGTCGAGCCGATGGCCATGGCCTTTGGTGGTGACGTGCCGATGGACCTGTCGATGCTGCAGCAACAGCAGTTCGAGCAGGCCCGCGAGCGCCTGGACAGCTTCACCGGCAAGTACCCGGAACTCACCGCCGATCAGCGCCACCTGGCTTATGGCCAACCCCGCCAGGAAATCCACCGCCTGGCCGCAGAGCAGGGTTGCGATCTGATCGTGGTTGGCAGCCATGGCCGCCACGGCCTGGCGCTGCTGCTCGGCTCCACCGCCAATGACGTGCTGCACGGAGCGCCCTGCGATGTGCTCGCCGTGCGTCTGAAGAAGGTGGAAAAAAGCGCCTGA
- the fadA gene encoding acetyl-CoA C-acyltransferase FadA: protein MSLNPRDAVIVDFGRTPMGRSKGGMHRNTRAETMSAHLISKLLERNSKIDPAEVEDVIWGCVNQTLEQGWNIARMASLMTQIPHTSAGQTVSRLCGSSMSALHTAVQAIQTGNGDVFVVGGVEHMGHVGMMHGVDPNPHLSLYAAKASGMMGLTAEMLGKMHGISREQQDAFGERSHRLAHKATVEGKFKDEIIPMQGYDENGFLKMFDYDETIRPETTIESLAALKPAFNPKGGTVTAGTSSQITDGASCMIVMSAQRAQDLGIQPMAVVRAMAVAGVDPAIMGYGPVPSTQKALKRAGLTMADIDFVELNEAFAAQALPVLKDLKLLDKMEEKVNLHGGAIALGHPFGCSGARISGTLLNVMKQNGGTFGVSTMCVGLGQGITTVFERV, encoded by the coding sequence ATGAGCCTGAATCCTAGAGATGCAGTGATCGTCGACTTCGGTCGTACCCCGATGGGTCGTTCCAAGGGCGGCATGCACCGCAACACCCGCGCCGAGACCATGTCCGCGCACCTGATCAGCAAACTGCTGGAGCGCAACAGCAAGATCGACCCGGCTGAAGTCGAGGACGTGATCTGGGGCTGCGTCAACCAGACCCTGGAGCAGGGCTGGAACATCGCGCGCATGGCGTCGCTGATGACCCAGATCCCGCACACCAGCGCCGGCCAGACCGTCAGCCGTCTGTGCGGTTCGTCCATGAGCGCCCTGCACACCGCCGTGCAGGCAATCCAGACCGGCAACGGCGACGTGTTCGTCGTCGGCGGTGTGGAGCACATGGGCCACGTCGGTATGATGCACGGCGTCGACCCGAACCCGCACCTGTCGCTGTACGCCGCCAAGGCTTCCGGCATGATGGGGCTGACCGCGGAGATGCTGGGCAAGATGCACGGCATCAGCCGTGAGCAGCAGGACGCCTTCGGTGAGCGTTCGCACCGTCTGGCGCACAAGGCTACCGTCGAAGGCAAGTTCAAGGATGAGATCATCCCGATGCAGGGCTACGACGAGAACGGTTTCCTGAAGATGTTCGACTACGACGAAACCATTCGTCCGGAAACCACCATCGAGAGCCTGGCTGCGCTGAAGCCGGCATTCAACCCGAAAGGTGGCACCGTGACTGCAGGTACTTCCTCGCAGATCACCGACGGCGCTTCCTGCATGATCGTCATGAGCGCCCAGCGTGCTCAGGACCTGGGCATCCAGCCGATGGCCGTGGTTCGCGCCATGGCCGTTGCCGGTGTGGATCCGGCGATCATGGGTTACGGCCCGGTGCCGTCCACTCAGAAGGCGCTCAAGCGTGCCGGTCTGACCATGGCCGACATCGATTTCGTCGAGCTCAACGAAGCCTTCGCGGCCCAGGCCCTGCCTGTGCTGAAGGACCTGAAGCTGCTCGACAAGATGGAAGAGAAGGTCAACCTGCACGGCGGCGCGATCGCCCTGGGTCACCCCTTCGGTTGTTCCGGTGCCCGTATCTCCGGTACCCTGCTCAACGTCATGAAGCAGAACGGCGGCACCTTCGGTGTCTCCACCATGTGCGTGGGCCTTGGCCAAGGCATCACCACCGTCTTCGAACGCGTTTAA